In Microbacterium enclense, one genomic interval encodes:
- a CDS encoding DUF2971 domain-containing protein — translation MTEAAPADDDQAGDGAIEGSFWPIPENYAFHGDVWHYTNATGLEGIVKSGELRASSTVLLNDPQELLYGAKRIRHWWKENRESLKGEAPRLVPVMDDQLDGFEEAVLNNPAYVVCASEKSLLSQWRNYASTNGFAIKLDATPSYGIVDEQEDPKAPGTTSMPEGQLTRLPSWVRVAYKPSKQDELIRRFFEKLSLDVGHVGRLLQQDDVKNARTLIEATIAGLAAMMKHPAYREEREVRLIAYLPSNRHPGHYPAQRGVVPFVRMIATDDPFPLNNTRPYRQLPIKEVRVGPPQGQTERQRRLGAQSLLRAHGFNAPVKGSGIPFIP, via the coding sequence GTGACTGAGGCTGCCCCAGCGGACGACGATCAAGCCGGCGATGGCGCGATCGAAGGCTCCTTCTGGCCGATACCCGAGAACTATGCGTTCCACGGGGACGTTTGGCATTACACCAACGCGACGGGCCTCGAGGGGATCGTAAAGAGCGGTGAGCTCCGCGCGTCGAGCACAGTCTTGCTCAACGATCCGCAGGAACTCCTGTACGGAGCAAAACGCATCAGACACTGGTGGAAGGAGAACCGCGAGAGCCTGAAGGGCGAAGCACCTCGACTGGTTCCGGTCATGGACGATCAGCTCGACGGGTTCGAGGAGGCAGTGCTAAACAATCCGGCCTACGTCGTCTGCGCGTCGGAAAAAAGCCTGTTGAGCCAATGGCGCAACTACGCCAGTACGAACGGTTTCGCGATCAAGCTCGACGCGACGCCTTCCTATGGGATCGTCGACGAGCAGGAGGATCCAAAGGCTCCCGGCACGACGAGCATGCCCGAAGGCCAGTTGACGCGGCTGCCGTCATGGGTGCGAGTCGCGTACAAGCCCAGCAAACAAGACGAGCTCATACGTCGGTTCTTCGAGAAACTCTCGCTGGACGTCGGGCACGTCGGCAGACTGCTTCAACAGGACGATGTCAAGAACGCGAGGACGTTGATCGAAGCGACCATCGCCGGGCTTGCGGCGATGATGAAACATCCTGCATACCGGGAAGAGCGCGAGGTGCGACTCATCGCCTACCTGCCCAGCAATCGGCATCCTGGTCACTATCCCGCGCAGCGAGGCGTCGTGCCGTTCGTTCGAATGATTGCGACTGACGACCCTTTCCCTTTGAACAACACGCGGCCATATCGTCAGCTGCCAATCAAGGAGGTCCGGGTGGGGCCACCGCAGGGTCAGACCGAGCGTCAACGCAGACTGGGCGCGCAATCGCTGCTTCGCGCGCACGGATTCAACGCTCCAGTGAAGGGCTCGGGCATCCCTTTCATCCCGTGA
- a CDS encoding VOC family protein, which translates to MSVQTTTHLNFRGDAREALTFYQSVFGGHLVINTYADFGMPAEIHGSDGVVFGLVAAQNGFRIMGYDIPGRTEGGIADGGATHRENGTTITDQALFVSISAPTLEELQGSWDALAVDATIVEPLAASAWSAGFGMLTDRFGVTWSVSVTAE; encoded by the coding sequence ATGTCCGTGCAGACCACCACCCACCTGAACTTCCGCGGCGACGCGCGCGAGGCGCTCACGTTCTACCAGTCCGTCTTCGGCGGACACCTCGTCATCAACACCTACGCCGATTTCGGGATGCCGGCCGAGATCCACGGATCCGACGGAGTCGTCTTCGGCCTGGTCGCCGCCCAGAACGGCTTCCGCATCATGGGCTACGACATCCCCGGCCGCACCGAGGGCGGCATCGCCGACGGCGGAGCGACCCACCGCGAAAACGGCACGACGATCACCGATCAAGCGCTGTTCGTGTCGATCAGCGCGCCGACCCTCGAGGAGCTGCAGGGCTCCTGGGATGCCTTGGCGGTGGATGCCACGATCGTCGAGCCCCTCGCGGCGTCGGCGTGGAGTGCGGGGTTCGGGATGTTGACGGATCGGTTTGGGGTGACGTGGAGCGTGTCGGTCACCGCGGAGTAG
- a CDS encoding WYL domain-containing protein, whose amino-acid sequence MATTSRLLTLLSLLQARRDWPGSVLASRLDVSDRTVRRDIDRLREMGYRIESTMGPDGGYRLEAGNDMPPLLFDDDQAVAVAVALRAAPALGADIGEAAVRALATMRQVLPSRLRHRLDAIEVTTVGRPGEAPAAPVSLDVLLTLAQAVRDRVTLRFDHLPRGEGDAKPRRIEPHHLVTSHGRWYLLGWDLDRDDWRLFAAERILPRVPRGAPFVPRVVPGGDVDAFVSARFKGSDANEWPCQGTVLLHAPADRVRPFAGDGTVTVVDDDRCTLEAGSWSWGALAASFGRFEVAMEVVGPTELAEAFTVQAERFTRAGAAAP is encoded by the coding sequence ATGGCCACGACGTCGCGATTGCTCACCCTGCTGTCGCTGCTACAGGCGCGTCGCGATTGGCCGGGGTCGGTTCTGGCGTCGCGGTTGGACGTCAGCGATCGGACGGTGCGGCGCGACATCGATCGGCTCCGCGAGATGGGCTACCGCATCGAGTCCACGATGGGTCCCGACGGCGGGTACCGCCTCGAGGCGGGCAACGACATGCCTCCGCTGCTGTTCGACGACGACCAGGCGGTCGCGGTCGCGGTTGCGCTGCGGGCGGCGCCCGCGCTCGGCGCCGATATCGGCGAAGCGGCGGTGCGCGCCCTCGCGACAATGCGTCAGGTGCTGCCGTCGCGGCTTCGTCATCGTCTGGACGCGATCGAGGTGACGACGGTCGGACGTCCGGGCGAGGCGCCGGCCGCCCCGGTGTCTCTCGACGTGCTCCTGACTCTCGCGCAGGCCGTGCGCGATCGCGTGACGCTCCGCTTCGACCACCTCCCGCGGGGTGAGGGCGATGCCAAACCCCGGCGGATCGAGCCGCACCATCTCGTCACCTCGCACGGTCGGTGGTACCTCCTCGGGTGGGACCTCGACCGCGACGACTGGCGCCTGTTCGCCGCCGAGCGGATCCTTCCGCGCGTTCCGCGCGGTGCACCCTTCGTGCCGCGCGTCGTGCCGGGCGGCGATGTCGATGCCTTCGTCTCGGCGCGCTTCAAGGGATCGGATGCCAACGAGTGGCCGTGCCAGGGGACGGTGCTGTTGCACGCGCCCGCGGACCGCGTCCGCCCCTTCGCCGGCGACGGCACCGTGACGGTGGTCGACGATGACCGGTGCACGCTGGAAGCCGGGTCGTGGTCGTGGGGTGCGCTCGCGGCATCCTTCGGGCGGTTCGAGGTTGCGATGGAGGTCGTCGGGCCTACGGAATTGGCGGAGGCGTTCACGGTGCAGGCCGAGCGGTTCACGCGGGCGGGGGCCGCGGCGCCCTGA
- a CDS encoding helix-turn-helix domain containing protein: MAPPPEPVSRRARPSKAPLSRQAILDAAMGLIRESGVEAVALRHVAAQVETGPASLYAYFGNRDILLEHVLDAAYGEVTLVDAGVDGRDWRGALAQTVTHTIETLERYPGLGTVALGSIPVLPGALRLAEHELSLMEAGGIPPERAALGVDLIAQFAASTAVERTVRLSRDSGAEERGRVRIAYEHADPEKFPRVARSASLLTGPDEAARRDFSIEVLLSGIERSR, from the coding sequence ATGGCCCCACCCCCAGAGCCGGTCTCGCGGCGAGCGCGTCCCTCGAAGGCGCCGCTTTCGCGGCAGGCGATTCTCGACGCCGCGATGGGCCTCATCCGCGAGAGCGGCGTCGAGGCCGTCGCTCTCCGGCACGTGGCGGCACAGGTGGAAACCGGTCCGGCGTCGCTGTACGCCTACTTCGGCAACCGCGACATCCTGCTGGAGCACGTGCTGGATGCCGCGTACGGAGAAGTGACTCTCGTCGACGCCGGCGTCGACGGCCGCGATTGGCGAGGCGCTCTCGCGCAGACGGTCACTCACACGATCGAGACGCTCGAGAGGTACCCGGGTCTGGGAACGGTCGCGCTCGGCTCGATCCCTGTTCTTCCCGGCGCACTCCGCCTCGCGGAGCACGAGCTGTCGCTCATGGAGGCGGGAGGCATTCCCCCCGAAAGAGCCGCGCTCGGGGTCGATCTCATCGCCCAGTTCGCGGCCTCGACGGCCGTCGAACGGACCGTCCGGCTGAGTCGAGACAGCGGCGCCGAGGAGCGCGGACGCGTCCGAATCGCCTACGAGCACGCCGATCCCGAGAAGTTCCCGCGGGTGGCGCGCTCAGCGTCGCTGCTGACAGGGCCCGACGAGGCCGCACGGCGCGACTTCTCGATCGAGGTCCTCCTGAGCGGGATCGAGCGCTCGCGCTGA
- a CDS encoding NAD(P)H-binding protein yields the protein MSVLVVGASGAVGGGVVAGLLERGERVRATSRTPDKLELPAEVEVLRADLNEPASFGDALSGVDRVFLYADLTEPEALLEAFAAAGVQHVVLLSSSSVTSPGAADDFNGARFLRVEQAVRQSGLAHTFLRPGGFASNAARWSWGIKDESAVPLPYPEAVQVPIHERDIADVAVIALTTDTLIGAAPVLTGPERLTLREQVATIGDVIDRPLRVVEQTEEESSALLSRYVPEVWVRQIIKDWREAVDTVPAVSDEYARIVGRPPRTFRAWVGDHVELFR from the coding sequence ATGTCGGTTCTGGTTGTGGGTGCCAGTGGTGCCGTTGGTGGCGGAGTCGTCGCCGGGTTGCTCGAGCGAGGGGAGCGGGTGCGGGCGACGAGTCGCACGCCCGACAAGCTCGAACTGCCCGCGGAGGTCGAGGTTCTTCGCGCGGATCTGAACGAACCGGCGTCGTTTGGCGACGCCCTGAGCGGCGTCGATCGCGTCTTCCTGTACGCCGATCTCACCGAGCCGGAGGCGTTGCTCGAGGCGTTCGCGGCGGCGGGTGTTCAGCACGTCGTCCTGCTGTCGTCGTCGTCGGTCACCTCGCCGGGAGCGGCTGACGACTTCAACGGCGCGCGCTTCCTGCGCGTGGAGCAGGCGGTGCGACAGTCCGGTCTCGCACACACGTTCCTGAGGCCGGGCGGCTTCGCGAGCAATGCCGCCCGATGGAGCTGGGGCATCAAGGACGAGAGTGCGGTGCCTCTGCCGTATCCCGAGGCGGTGCAGGTGCCGATCCACGAGCGCGACATCGCCGACGTCGCGGTGATCGCCCTCACCACCGACACACTCATCGGCGCCGCACCCGTGCTCACCGGCCCGGAACGCCTCACCCTGCGCGAGCAGGTCGCGACGATCGGTGACGTGATCGATCGGCCCCTTCGAGTGGTCGAGCAGACGGAGGAGGAGTCGTCGGCGCTGCTGTCGAGGTACGTGCCCGAGGTCTGGGTGCGGCAGATCATCAAGGACTGGAGGGAGGCGGTCGATACGGTGCCGGCCGTCTCGGACGAGTACGCCCGAATCGTGGGGCGACCGCCGCGCACCTTCCGCGCCTGGGTGGGCGACCACGTCGAGCTGTTCCGGTGA
- a CDS encoding iron chelate uptake ABC transporter family permease subunit, whose product MRRVIRIGRIRMPLRPRILFWYPAMAIGILLLFGVSVSIGEMPIPLGDVAAVLLGGGAEADRFIVTDLRLPRALVALGAGLALGVSGALLQNITRNPLASPDVIGILSGASAGAVAAIVLGATTAIAGGATAFAVLGGLAAAAAVFLLSGRDDAGGMRLILVGIGVTAISAAVTSLLLVSARVHEAAQAVVWLTGTLDGRTWTHAGPLLIAVVVVVPLLAPLLHPLSALALGDDLARSLGVRTSVVRTLGLAAATVLAAAAVAAAGPIAFIAFVAPQIVMRVIASPTPPVIGGGLGGALLLLATDAATRTLLPIPLPVGIVTVALGAPLFLVILRGRRRRLTV is encoded by the coding sequence GTGCGCCGCGTCATCCGGATCGGTCGGATCAGGATGCCGCTCCGCCCCCGCATCCTGTTCTGGTACCCGGCGATGGCCATCGGCATCCTGCTGCTCTTCGGGGTGAGTGTGAGCATCGGCGAGATGCCGATCCCGCTCGGCGATGTCGCGGCGGTGCTGCTCGGCGGGGGCGCGGAGGCTGATCGGTTCATCGTCACCGACCTCCGGCTGCCCCGGGCTCTGGTGGCGCTCGGCGCGGGTCTCGCGTTGGGCGTCTCGGGCGCGCTGCTGCAGAACATCACGCGCAATCCGCTCGCCAGCCCCGATGTCATCGGCATCCTGTCGGGCGCGAGCGCGGGAGCCGTCGCGGCCATCGTCCTGGGCGCGACGACGGCGATCGCGGGCGGGGCGACGGCGTTCGCCGTTCTCGGTGGGCTGGCCGCTGCCGCCGCCGTTTTCCTCCTGTCGGGGCGCGACGACGCGGGAGGAATGCGGCTGATCCTCGTCGGCATCGGCGTCACCGCGATCAGCGCGGCTGTCACCTCCCTCCTCCTCGTCAGTGCGCGCGTGCACGAGGCCGCGCAGGCCGTGGTCTGGCTGACCGGAACGCTCGACGGACGCACCTGGACGCACGCCGGTCCCCTCCTCATCGCCGTGGTGGTCGTCGTTCCCCTGCTCGCCCCGCTCCTTCACCCCCTCAGCGCCCTCGCGCTCGGCGACGACCTCGCGCGGAGTCTCGGCGTCCGGACCTCCGTAGTGCGGACGCTCGGGCTCGCCGCCGCCACCGTGCTCGCTGCGGCGGCCGTCGCCGCGGCGGGGCCCATCGCCTTCATCGCCTTCGTCGCCCCGCAGATCGTGATGCGCGTGATCGCCTCTCCGACCCCTCCCGTGATCGGCGGAGGGCTCGGCGGCGCCCTGCTTCTCCTGGCGACGGATGCCGCGACCCGCACGCTCCTGCCGATTCCGTTGCCCGTCGGGATCGTCACCGTGGCACTCGGCGCGCCGCTCTTCCTGGTGATCCTGCGGGGGCGTCGGCGGCGGCTCACCGTGTGA
- a CDS encoding iron ABC transporter permease gives MVLVVAVAASLAVGARTIPPGDLVAALLAPSRGEVSIIVWEVRLPRTLVGVLAGAALGIAGALMQGHTRNPLADPGILGVNAGAALAVCVGISAFGFTAIGNQVWLALLGAVLATAVVFAAGVARGRTSTPATLAIVGTVVTAILTAVTSAILLWDSATITSFRFWTVGALPGRGLAEISTVLPFLVAGLVLTVGSTRSLNAIALGDQLAASLGSRLVLARLLGVTAVALLTAAAVALAGPLLFIGLIAPHVARGITGPDYRKLVPVAAVVGAATVLVADVIGRLVIHPEEVQVGIVAALLGGPLFIAFVRRRRLASL, from the coding sequence GTGGTGCTCGTCGTCGCCGTCGCCGCGAGCCTCGCGGTCGGGGCGCGCACGATCCCGCCCGGTGACCTGGTCGCGGCGCTCCTCGCACCGTCGCGGGGCGAGGTCAGCATCATCGTCTGGGAGGTGCGGCTTCCGCGCACGCTCGTGGGGGTGCTCGCGGGGGCGGCGCTCGGCATCGCGGGGGCGCTGATGCAGGGGCACACGCGCAATCCCCTCGCCGATCCGGGGATCCTCGGCGTGAACGCGGGGGCCGCCCTGGCCGTGTGCGTCGGCATCTCCGCCTTCGGGTTCACCGCGATCGGCAACCAGGTCTGGCTCGCCCTCCTCGGTGCCGTGCTCGCCACCGCGGTCGTGTTCGCCGCGGGAGTCGCGCGCGGTCGCACCTCGACTCCGGCGACCCTGGCGATCGTCGGCACCGTGGTCACGGCGATCCTCACCGCGGTGACCAGCGCCATCCTGCTCTGGGACTCCGCGACGATCACGTCGTTCCGCTTCTGGACGGTCGGCGCCCTCCCCGGGCGCGGCCTCGCCGAGATTTCGACCGTCCTCCCCTTCCTCGTCGCCGGGCTCGTGCTGACCGTCGGCAGCACGCGGTCGCTGAACGCGATCGCCCTCGGCGACCAGTTGGCGGCGTCGCTCGGGAGCAGGCTCGTACTCGCCCGCCTTCTGGGCGTCACCGCTGTCGCGCTTCTGACCGCCGCGGCCGTGGCGCTCGCGGGCCCCCTCCTGTTCATCGGCCTCATCGCCCCCCACGTGGCGCGCGGGATCACCGGCCCCGACTACCGGAAGCTCGTGCCGGTCGCCGCCGTCGTGGGCGCGGCGACCGTGCTGGTCGCGGATGTGATCGGACGCCTCGTCATCCACCCCGAAGAGGTGCAGGTCGGCATCGTCGCCGCCCTCCTCGGCGGCCCGCTCTTCATCGCCTTCGTCCGTCGTCGCCGGCTGGCTTCCCTGTGA
- a CDS encoding iron-siderophore ABC transporter substrate-binding protein gives MIRSARTHRLSRTVGAALTALALAALTACSSAPPSSPSTAAPADSSGEGQFPVTIEHVYGETVIPEEPTRVITLGLSDQDPLLALGVKPIAVSAWWGDYPSATWPWAQDELGDATPVVLNGGLRDEANPPIEEIASLKPDLIISLYNGTTQEQYEQLSRIAPVVVPDAEYANFAITWQEATRATGEALGREAEAVALVDDLEQAFATAASAHPEFAGKTAVVAERFEAGETIVRTGNDVRAKFFEQLGFTIPTEIAGIAPNEYGELYVPDELVTDISKDLLVWNVGFAPDARATVEALPLYSQLPVVKDDHVLWVEDSVVSGAFSWGTVLSLQYALDQLLPQITETLN, from the coding sequence ATGATTCGATCCGCCCGGACCCACCGGCTCTCCCGAACGGTGGGCGCCGCGCTCACCGCCCTCGCCCTCGCGGCGCTCACGGCGTGCTCGTCGGCTCCCCCTTCCTCCCCGTCGACCGCCGCTCCCGCGGACTCGTCCGGTGAGGGCCAGTTCCCGGTGACGATCGAGCACGTGTACGGCGAGACGGTCATCCCCGAGGAGCCGACCCGCGTGATCACGCTCGGCCTGTCCGACCAGGATCCCCTGCTCGCCCTCGGAGTGAAGCCGATCGCGGTCTCGGCATGGTGGGGCGACTACCCGTCGGCGACGTGGCCTTGGGCGCAGGACGAGCTGGGGGATGCCACGCCTGTGGTGCTCAACGGAGGCCTCCGCGACGAGGCGAACCCGCCGATCGAGGAGATCGCGTCACTGAAGCCCGACCTCATCATCTCGCTCTACAACGGCACGACCCAGGAGCAGTACGAGCAGCTCTCGCGGATCGCGCCGGTGGTCGTGCCCGACGCCGAGTACGCGAACTTCGCGATCACCTGGCAGGAGGCGACCCGCGCCACCGGTGAGGCCCTGGGCCGTGAGGCCGAGGCCGTCGCGCTGGTCGACGACCTCGAGCAGGCGTTCGCGACCGCGGCATCCGCCCACCCCGAGTTCGCCGGAAAGACCGCTGTCGTCGCGGAGCGCTTCGAGGCCGGCGAGACCATCGTGCGCACGGGCAATGACGTGCGCGCGAAGTTCTTCGAGCAGCTCGGGTTCACGATCCCCACCGAGATCGCCGGCATCGCGCCGAACGAGTACGGCGAGCTGTACGTCCCCGACGAGCTCGTGACCGACATCTCGAAAGACCTGCTGGTGTGGAACGTCGGGTTCGCCCCCGACGCCCGCGCGACCGTGGAGGCGCTGCCGCTCTACAGCCAGCTTCCGGTCGTGAAGGACGACCACGTGCTGTGGGTGGAAGACAGCGTGGTGTCGGGCGCATTCAGCTGGGGGACCGTGCTGAGCCTGCAGTACGCCCTCGACCAGCTTCTGCCGCAGATCACGGAGACCCTGAACTGA
- a CDS encoding AraC family transcriptional regulator has product MTDSARVAAEEDSPALSAQHGGADVPQVTSQTFFGVTHGATAHPPHSHDEDQLYWFPDGAMNVLVGGQRWLVRSTAAFWFPAGVVHFTEPLSGGVTQSVYSSARLRPPGERWSRPAAISCTPLMAELIRHTAAGTLTSATRSACHTLLSERMQSSTEQHASLAIPTHPAARVLAERILRDPRDETSLAAFAREAGVSERTLMRAFVAQTGHGFAPWRAQARLVSSLSLLASGLPVSVVAESVGYRTTSGFIDAFRRAYGTTPAVHARAQGSSPSAGG; this is encoded by the coding sequence ATGACAGATTCCGCACGCGTGGCGGCTGAGGAGGATTCGCCCGCCCTCAGCGCCCAGCACGGTGGGGCCGATGTTCCGCAGGTGACATCCCAAACTTTTTTCGGCGTGACGCACGGGGCCACGGCGCACCCGCCCCACAGCCATGACGAGGACCAGCTGTACTGGTTCCCGGACGGGGCGATGAACGTCTTGGTGGGAGGGCAGCGGTGGCTCGTCCGCAGCACCGCGGCGTTCTGGTTCCCGGCCGGTGTCGTCCACTTCACCGAGCCGCTGAGCGGGGGAGTGACGCAGAGCGTCTACAGCAGCGCGCGGCTGCGCCCACCGGGAGAACGATGGAGCCGGCCGGCTGCGATCTCGTGCACGCCGCTCATGGCGGAGCTCATCCGTCACACCGCGGCGGGAACCCTCACCTCCGCGACGAGGTCCGCGTGCCACACCCTCCTGTCCGAACGGATGCAGAGCAGCACCGAGCAGCACGCGAGCCTCGCGATCCCGACGCACCCGGCCGCCCGGGTGCTCGCCGAGAGGATTCTGCGGGACCCGCGCGACGAGACCTCGCTCGCCGCCTTCGCCCGGGAGGCGGGGGTCAGCGAACGCACGCTCATGCGCGCCTTCGTCGCTCAGACGGGGCACGGATTCGCCCCGTGGAGAGCACAGGCGCGGCTCGTCTCGTCGCTGTCCCTGCTCGCGAGCGGCCTCCCCGTGAGCGTGGTCGCCGAGAGCGTCGGCTACCGCACCACGAGCGGTTTCATCGATGCGTTTCGTCGGGCGTACGGCACGACGCCCGCCGTCCACGCGCGGGCACAGGGCTCCTCTCCGAGCGCGGGCGGCTGA
- a CDS encoding MFS transporter: MIWGVGVLAYIVSITNRTSLSALGIDAAHHFEIDPVTLSLFAVMQLAVYGALQIPVGLLLDRFGPRAVLTCGMLVLAVSQVVLALAPTVSLAIVARLLLGAGDAAIFPSLLRVIGIRFPRRLAPVAVQVTGLLGQFGQIVSVIPFAALVHAEGWAQGFLLLAATTALCGVLTGVIVRERGKRPSTRTDVLASIRTAWREPGTRLGFWTHFTTPFAGNAFAVLWGYPFLVNAQGVPRGTADMLFTVYVLFGLVAGPAIGALSARFAAHRTRLVVVLVGVQIAAWGVVLAFPGPAPVAFLVVLAVAMCIGGPSSMLAFDFAREHNPPARLSTATGIVNTAGFLSSVLALLAIGAVLTVADPAATYGLAAFRVAELAQVPVWAVGLFMVLRSARALRRQESSVRSDADAVGISA; encoded by the coding sequence GTGATCTGGGGCGTGGGCGTGCTCGCCTACATCGTGTCGATCACGAACCGCACGTCGCTCTCGGCCCTCGGGATCGACGCGGCGCACCACTTCGAGATCGATCCCGTGACGCTGTCGCTGTTCGCGGTGATGCAGCTCGCCGTGTACGGCGCATTGCAGATCCCCGTCGGCCTGCTGCTCGACCGCTTCGGCCCGCGCGCGGTGCTGACCTGCGGAATGCTCGTGCTCGCCGTGTCGCAGGTCGTCCTGGCCCTGGCCCCGACGGTGTCCCTGGCGATCGTCGCGCGGCTGCTCCTCGGGGCCGGTGATGCGGCGATCTTCCCGAGCCTGCTCCGGGTGATCGGCATCCGTTTTCCCCGTCGTCTGGCGCCGGTCGCGGTGCAGGTGACGGGGCTGCTCGGGCAGTTCGGGCAGATCGTCAGCGTCATCCCGTTCGCCGCCCTCGTCCACGCGGAGGGCTGGGCGCAGGGGTTCCTGCTGCTCGCGGCGACGACGGCGCTGTGCGGTGTGCTCACCGGGGTGATCGTCCGCGAGCGCGGCAAGCGCCCGAGCACGCGGACCGACGTCCTCGCGAGCATCCGCACCGCGTGGCGCGAGCCTGGTACGCGGCTCGGGTTCTGGACGCACTTCACCACCCCGTTCGCCGGCAACGCGTTCGCGGTGCTCTGGGGCTACCCGTTCCTCGTGAACGCGCAGGGCGTGCCGCGCGGCACCGCCGACATGTTGTTCACTGTCTACGTGCTCTTCGGGCTCGTCGCGGGCCCCGCGATCGGAGCCCTGTCCGCGCGCTTCGCCGCGCACCGCACCCGGCTGGTCGTGGTGCTCGTCGGCGTGCAGATCGCGGCCTGGGGCGTCGTCCTCGCGTTTCCCGGTCCCGCCCCCGTGGCGTTCCTCGTCGTCCTCGCGGTTGCGATGTGCATCGGTGGCCCGTCGTCGATGCTCGCCTTCGACTTCGCCCGCGAGCACAACCCGCCCGCGCGCCTCAGCACCGCCACCGGCATCGTGAACACCGCGGGCTTCCTCTCGAGCGTTCTGGCCCTGCTGGCGATCGGTGCCGTCCTGACGGTGGCCGACCCGGCGGCGACGTACGGTCTGGCAGCGTTCCGCGTCGCGGAGCTGGCCCAGGTTCCGGTGTGGGCGGTGGGCCTGTTCATGGTGCTCCGCAGCGCCCGGGCATTGCGGCGACAGGAGAGCTCGGTGCGGTCCGACGCGGATGCCGTGGGGATCTCGGCCTGA
- a CDS encoding glucosamine-6-phosphate deaminase yields the protein MSIDVLTTIDAEAAGKVVAASIAELVRDKPDAVIGVATGSSPEPVYTALARLARVGADFSRVRWFALDEYLGLPAGHPQSYRVFLERHLIDPLGLDPATLFVPDGTASDPDAAAAAYERRIAAAGVDLQLLGIGENGHIGFNEPGTPFTAVTHRAALDASTREANARFFDDLDAVPRECLTQGLATILRADRIELIACGPRKASAVATAVRGPVTTDCPASVLSTHPRVRFTLDPEAAAMLLGAPALR from the coding sequence ATGAGCATCGATGTCCTGACCACGATCGACGCGGAGGCGGCCGGCAAGGTCGTCGCCGCGTCGATCGCGGAGCTCGTGCGCGACAAGCCCGACGCGGTCATCGGCGTGGCCACCGGCAGCTCGCCCGAGCCCGTCTACACGGCGCTGGCCCGCCTCGCGCGGGTGGGTGCGGACTTCTCGCGCGTGCGCTGGTTCGCCCTCGACGAGTACCTGGGCCTGCCCGCCGGGCACCCGCAGTCGTACCGCGTCTTCCTCGAGCGTCACCTCATCGACCCCCTCGGCCTGGATCCGGCGACCCTGTTCGTCCCCGACGGAACGGCTTCGGATCCGGATGCCGCTGCCGCGGCGTACGAACGCCGGATCGCGGCCGCGGGCGTCGACCTCCAGCTGCTCGGGATCGGCGAGAACGGCCACATCGGCTTCAACGAGCCCGGGACACCGTTCACGGCGGTGACGCACCGCGCCGCCCTCGACGCGTCGACCCGCGAGGCCAATGCGCGCTTCTTCGACGACCTCGACGCGGTGCCTCGCGAGTGCCTCACGCAGGGGCTCGCGACGATCCTGCGCGCCGACCGCATCGAGCTCATCGCGTGCGGTCCGCGCAAGGCGTCGGCCGTTGCGACCGCCGTCCGGGGACCCGTGACGACCGATTGCCCCGCGAGCGTGCTCTCGACGCACCCGCGCGTCCGCTTCACGCTCGATCCCGAGGCGGCTGCGATGCTCCTCGGCGCCCCCGCCCTCCGGTGA